The following coding sequences are from one Thunnus maccoyii chromosome 17, fThuMac1.1, whole genome shotgun sequence window:
- the gpr63 gene encoding probable G-protein coupled receptor 63, whose protein sequence is MVHSATVPLPEAGDVDTSLCCLVTRLLNLSVRLPMENISMANVSLGSRLPLEPVTPTADSSESLQGVSLPLQVFFGFVMVAILLVALLGNVVVCLMVYQRSAMRSAINILLASLAFADMMLAILNMPFALVTVMTTDWIFGDVFCRVSAMLFWFFVMEGVAILLIISIDRFLIIVQKQDKLSPQRAKVLIMVTWGLSFIFSFPLAVGSPPLQIPPRAPQCVFGYSIDPGYHAYVLIIMLVFFFIPFMVMLYTFMGILNTIRHNAIRIHSHPDSICLSQASKLGLLSLQRPFQMNIDMSFKTRAFTTILILFSVFTVCWAPFTAYSLVTTFSDGFYHKDSFFQISTWVLWLCYLKSALNPLIYYWRIKKFRDACLDLMPKYFKFLPQLPGNTKRRIQPSAVYVCGEHRSVV, encoded by the coding sequence ATGGTTCACTCCGCTACTGTTCCCCTTCCAGAGGCAGGGGACGTCGACACCAGTCTCTGCTGCCTTGTTACGAGGCTGCTGAACCTTTCCGTGAGGCTGCCGATGGAGAACATCTCCATGGCAAACGTTTCCCTGGGCTCCCGGTTGCCCCTGGAGCCCGTCACACCAACAGCGGACTCCTCGGAGAGCCTGCAAGGTGTCAGCCTACCTCTGCAGGTCTTCTTTGGCTTTGTCATGGTCGCCATCCTGCTGGTTGCCCTGTTGGGAAACGTGGTGGTGTGCCTGATGGTTTACCAGAGATCCGCCATGCGCTCGGCCATCAACATCCTCTTGGCGAGCCTGGCGTTTGCAGACATGATGCTGGCCATCCTGAACATGCCATTTGCTCTGGTTACTGTCATGACCACCGACTGGATTTTCGGAGACGTTTTCTGTCGAGTTTCGGCCATGCTCTTTTGGTTCTTTGTGATGGAGGGAGTGGCTATACTGCTTATAATAAGCATAGATCGCTTTCTTATTATTGTTCAGAAACAAGATAAGCTGAGCCCTCAGAGAGCTAAAGTGCTAATAATGGTCACATGGGgactctctttcattttctcttttcctctggcTGTTGGTTCCCCTCCCCTACAGATCCCTCCCAGGGCCCCTCAGTGTGTTTTTGGCTACAGCATTGATCCTGGTTACCACGCCTATGTATTGATAATAATGCTAGTCTTCTTCTTCATACCGTTCATGGTCATGCTGTACACATTCATGGGGATCCTGAACACCATCCGCCACAATGCGATCCGCATCCACAGCCACCCGGACAGCATCTGTCTGAGCCAGGCCAGCAAACTGGGCCTGCTGAGCCTCCAGAGGCCCTTCCAAATGAACATAGACATGAGCTTCAAGACCCGTGCCTTCACCAccatcctcatcctcttctctgtgtttacagtgtgcTGGGCACCCTTCACTGCCTACAGTTTGGTAACTACCTTCAGTGATGGCTTCTACCACAAAGACAGCTTTTTTCAAATCAGTACATGGGTCCTGTGGTTGTGCTACCTCAAGTCAGCCCTCAACCCTCTCATTTATTACTGGCGGATCAAGAAGTTCCGCGATGCCTGCCTCGATCTGATGCCCAAGTACTTCAAGTTTCTTCCTCAGCTGCCAGGCAACACCAAGAGGCGCATACAGCCAAGCGCTGTGTACGTTTGTGGAGAGCATCGCTCCGTGGTTTAA
- the ndufaf4 gene encoding NADH dehydrogenase [ubiquinone] 1 alpha subcomplex assembly factor 4: MGARVARMFRNVNIENRVHREISKEKPRAAPRHAGSTEAAGTADSVHQKNDPLLALLKTVYVESTDPAAAAAEASKEVTVGKEAERRPLRYSMPGDLYGVVELTDVPKGKLTIAEALKALSSYQRQPQTWTPEKIAQEYCLDLKDTKALLQFFMPFQVQIIPPKTDSAKQIKAS; the protein is encoded by the exons ATGGGGGCTCGGGTCGCGCGTATGTTCAGAAATGTCAACATAGAGAACAGAGTACACCGAGAAATCTCAAAGGAGAAGCCGCGAGCAGCGCCCCGACACGCCGGCAGCACTGAGG CGGCGGGAACGGCGGATTCGGTCCACCAGAAGAACGACCCGCTGCTCGCACTCCTCAAGACCGTGTATGTGGAGTCCACAGAcccggcagcagcagcagcagag GCATCCAAGGAGGTGACAGTGGGGAAAGAAGCGGAGCGCAGGCCTCTGAGATACAGCATGCCAGGTGACCTGTACGGCGTGGTGGAGCTCACAGACGTTCCTAAAGGCAAACTGACAATCGCAGAGGCTCTGAAGGCCCTCAGCAGCTACCAGCGTCAACCTCAGACATGGACGCCGGAAAAGATCGCTCAAGAATATTGTCTGGATCTGAAAGACACAAAGGCTCTTCTGCAGTTCTTTATGCCCTTCCAGGTTCAGATCATTCCGCCCAAGACTGACAGTGCCAAACAGATAAAGGCTTCTTAG